A part of Aegilops tauschii subsp. strangulata cultivar AL8/78 chromosome 2, Aet v6.0, whole genome shotgun sequence genomic DNA contains:
- the LOC109782903 gene encoding uncharacterized protein, with amino-acid sequence MARARVRHAGGEIADDDILREVFARLPGLQDLLRCAATCKRWLHLVTDPTFLRRVGLWPETARRPSVLVGIFSQNAYPTSKHLPLNDSPPSFLSLQAGGARLTFDSFVPNGDGLFNLARPLASRRGLLLVRIMPPTRVDCYRSHEVHEKLHLAVCRPLIDKQRRLLPPLSFHVNRGYLYLDLDLDWHLTGCVLLTDEDHGVIDDLDRRRQPAFQVLLTYTSNSGIVYVYTYSSATGIWSAPTMCRRASYSYLTRCGPFAGVVTRGIAHWLYMDKTSFYTLNVCAATTHVSWTKIPIKVRAGEQRRPPFPCVTGEGRLSLVNIRDHGVLELWTKQGQDDDDRGCEIGGGGWLRSDLVNLGSEERINLIFFAERRAALLVEQRGAFFTVDLKSKKKASIDLKGEEMEHFKGTYRFPANLCSSSWCSGLHHGLKMCGYNKPVLYEVDWSTPVVGEVR; translated from the coding sequence ATGGCGCGCGCACGAGTACGCCACGCCGGCGGCGAGATCGCGGACGACGACATCCTCCGCGAGGTCTTCGCGCGCCTGCCGGGCTTGCAGGACCTCCTCCGCTGCGCAGCCACGTGCAAGCGATGGCTACACCTCGTCACCGACCCGACCTTCCTCCGACGCGTGGGCCTCTGGCCGGAGACGGCGCGCCGCCCGTCAGTCCTCGTCGGGATCTTCTCCCAGAACGCGTACCCAACCAGCAAGCACCTGCCTCTGAACGACAGCCCTCCAAGCTTCCTGAGCCTTCAGGCCGGCGGCGCCCGTCTCACCTTCGACTCCTTCGTCCCCAACGGCGATGGGCTCTTCAACCTGGCAAGACCACTCGCGTCGCGACGCGGCCTTCTCCTCGTGCGCATCATGCCGCCTACCCGGGTCGACTGCTACCGCAGCCATGAAGTCCATGAAAAGCTCCATCTGGCGGTGTGCCGCCCTCTGATCGACAAGCAGCGCAGGCTTCTACCACCGCTTTCCTTCCACGTGAACCGTGGATATTTGTACTTGGACTTAGACTTGGACTGGCATCTAACCGGCTGCGTGCTTCTTACCGACGAGGATCATGGTGTCATTGACGATTTGGATCGGCGACGACAACCGGCGTTTCAGGTGCTCTTGACTTACACCAGCAACAGCGGCATCGTGTATGTCTACACGTACTCCTCTGCCACAGGCATTTGGAGCGCGCCCACCATGTGTCGCCGGGCATCATATTCATACCTCACCAGGTGCGGACCGTTCGCTGGTGTTGTCACCCGTGGCATCGCGCACTGGTTATACATGGACAAGACAAGTTTCTACACGCTCAATGTATGCGCTGCCACGACACATGTTTCTTGGACCAAGATCCCCATCAAGGTCCGCGCCGGTGAGCAGCGGCGGCCACCGTTTCCATGTGTCACTGGAGAAGGGAGGCTTTCGTTAGTTAATATACGAGACCATGGCGTGCTAGAGCTTTGGACCAAGCAAGGACAAGATGACGACGATCGTGGCTGCGAGATTGGCGGGGGAGGGTGGTTGCGCTCCGACCTGGTAAATCTAGGAAGCGAGGAGAGAATAAACCTCATCTTCTTTGCAGAGAGGAGAGCTGCGCTGCTCGTGGAGCAGCGCGGTGCATTTTTCACCGTCGACCTCAAGAGTAAGAAAAAGGCATCCATTGATCTCAAGGGCGAGGAAATGGAGCATTTCAAAGGCACATACAGGTTTCCAGCGAATCTATGTAGTAGTAGTTGGTGTAGTGGATTGCACCACGGCCTGAAAATGTGTGGGTATAATAAGCCTGTGTTGTACGAGGTGGATTGGTCCACtcccgttgtcggggaggtgcgATGA